A single region of the Silene latifolia isolate original U9 population chromosome 8, ASM4854445v1, whole genome shotgun sequence genome encodes:
- the LOC141597299 gene encoding F-box protein CPR1-like, with translation MAIPTLPSDIIIDILSRLPSKTLIRFKSVCKQWYSLINSSNFINLHLSQTLISQNFRNIIISHNSLFSSPISDNYTNPNFHFSELDHPIKQIPHFPNIIGSINGLLCISVYDKSSTSTFLYNPSTKTHRLIPPCPNENSEITHGYNTLTFVVVGFGFDSVSRDYKVVRMSQGYKNGVTVCHETSVYSLRNDSWKCVADQTMMGKSVFQGGMVVCVNESLHFIIVDTMSYYKFKVKCFNLQTETFSIFDLPKFDEKFSNVSCVMRELGGCFSVLVNYQNVMVRRGDRTLARVDLWVMKEHGKNESWFRLFSICDLAMFPHCVHMTPVVFSKDKERVLLELNNSSFGWYSLGRNTFERITVHGWPRKAACDSWTFLDSLVPLRKDKYTDNS, from the coding sequence ATGGCGATACCAACACTCCCTTCCGACATAATCATCGACATCCTCAGTCGATTACCATCCAAAACCCTAATTCGCTTCAAATCCGTCTGCAAACAATGGTATTCTCTAATTAATTCTTCCAATTTCATCAATCTCCACCTAtctcaaaccctaatttcccaAAATTTCCGCAATATTATCATCTCCCATAATTCCCTCTTCTCGTCCCCAATTTCCGACAATTATACTAACCCTAATTTCCACTTCTCCGAGCTCGATCACCCTATCAAACAAATACCCCATTTTCCTAACATCATTGGTTCCATTAATGGCCTTCTCTGCATTTCAGTATACGATAAATCTTCTACGAGTACCTTTTTATACAACCCATCAACAAAAACGCATCGTTTGATCCCCCCTTGTCCCAATGAAAACTCCGAAATAACCCATGGGTATAATACTCTCACTTTTGTCGTTGTCGGGTTCGGGTTTGATTCGGTTAGTAGGGATTATAAGGTGGTAAGGATGTCTCAGGGGTATAAGAACGGTGTGACCGTGTGTCACGAGACGAGTGTGTATAGTTTGAGGAATGATTCATGGAAATGTGTTGCTGATCAAACAATGATGGGGAAATCTGTTTTTCAGGGTGGTATGGTGGTGTGTGTTAATGAGAGTTTGCATTTTATCATAGTTGATACTATGAGTTATTATAAGTTTAAGGTTAAGTGCTTTAATCTTCAGACCGAGACATTCTCGATTTTCGACCTTCCTAAGTTTGATGAAAAGTTTAGTAATGTGAGCTGTGTTATGAGGGAATTAGGTGGGTGTTTTAGTGTGTTGGTTAACTATCAAAACGTGATGGTTCGTAGGGGTGATCGGACATTGGCACGAGTCGATTTGTGGGTAATGAAGGAACATGGGAAAAATGAGTCTTGGTTTAGGTTGTTCAGTATTTGTGACCTGGCTATGTTTCCACATTGTGTACACATGACCCCTGTTGTTTTCTCAAAAGATAAGGAACGGGTTTTGCTCGAATTGAATAATTCCTCGTTCGGTTGGTATTCTTTGGGTAGGAACACATTTGAGAGAATTACAGTTCATGGGTGGCCTCGTAAGGCAGCTTGTGATTCATGGACCTTTTTGGATAGCCTTGTTCCGTTAAGGAAGGATAAGTATACGGATAACTCGTAG
- the LOC141597296 gene encoding F-box protein CPR1-like: MAIPILPLEIITDILSRLQSKTLIRFKSVSKQWYSLISSRDFINLHLTQTLISQNPPNLIISQSSLFSSQISENQNHDFHFSELDHPLKPFRENNPTFFPQIIGSINGVVCISLCDRSSVFLYNPSTKTHRLIPSFSHRNPELEITHGNKTADLVVFGFGFESVSRDYKVVRMTKTRNNRHRLASVYSLRDDSWKCVNDETIMGFGLDYGETVLVDENLHFIVFDDSNYKPKIKCFNLRTEIFSIFDLPKFDKRFSGTQYVIKELGGCFSVLLNYENPVLERGGAWGLLQVDLWVMKEHGNEESWFRLFSISNPASLEVLTCMKPVVYSKDKERVLLELDGLWFGWYSWANNRFERITVHGLPSHYALCETWTFSDSLVSLGNEGPGMIYSHLDLSGGYDQH, translated from the exons ATGGCGATTCCAATTCTACCTCTGGAGATAATCACTGATATCCTCTCTCGATTACAATCCAAAACCCTAATTCGCTTCAAATCCGTTTCTAAACAATGGTATTCACTAATCAGTTCACGCGATTTCATCAATCTCCACTTAActcaaaccctaatttcccaAAATCCCCCAAATCTCATCATCTCCCAATCATCCCTCTTCTCTTCCCAAATTTCAGAAAATCAAAACCATGATTTCCACTTCTCCGAGCTCGATCACCCTCTCAAACCCTTCCGCGAAAATAATCCGACATTTTTCCCCCAAATCATTGGTTCCATTAATGGCGTAGTTTGCATTTCATTGTGCGACAGATCTTCTGTATTTTTATACAATCCATCAACCAAAACGCATCGTTTAATCCCATCTTTCTCCCATAGAAACCCTGAACTTGAAATAACCCATGGGAATAAAACTGCCGATCTTGTCGTTTTCGGGTTCGGGTTTGAATCTGTTAGTAGGGATTATAAGGTGGTGAGGATGACTAAGACGCGTAATAATCGGCATCGCCTAGCGAGTGTGTATAGTTTGAGGGATGATTCATGGAAATGTGTTAATGATGAAACAATAATGGGATTTGGTCTTGACTATGGTGAGACAGTGCTTGTTGATGAGAATTTGCATTTTATTGTGTTTGATGATAGTAATTACAAGCCTAAGATTAAGTGTTTTAATCTTCGGACTGAGATATTTTCGATATTCGATCTGCCTAAGTTTGATAAGAGGTTTAGTGGAACGCAATATGTTATCAAGGAATTAGGTGGGTGTTTTAGTGTGTTGTTAAACTATGAAAATCCTGTTCTTGAGAGGGGGGGAGCTTGGGGGTTGTTACAAGTCGATTTGTGGGTAATGAAGGAGCATGGGAATGAAGAGTCTTGGTTTAGGCTGTTTAGCATTAGTAATCCGGCAAGTCTTGAGGTTTTAACCTGCATGAAACCGGTTGTTTACTCGAAAGATAAGGAACGGGTTTTGCTAGAGTTGGATGGCTTGTGGTTCGGCTGGTATTCTTGGGCTAACAACCGATTTGAGAGAATTACCGTGCACGGGTTGCCTTCTCATTATGCACTTTGTGAAACATGGACTTTTTCGGATAGCCTTGTTTCGTTAGGGAACG AAGGGCCAGGGATGATTTATTCTCATCTGGATTTAAGCGGAGGCTATGATCAACATTAA
- the LOC141595737 gene encoding uncharacterized protein LOC141595737, with protein sequence MAGEQFDDEFYDKLQDLLRNRPTGSRSGGKIKLDEFKVSELPEFVGGTDPEDYLDWERKIDRMFDFKDLSDEKRCKYAILRLSRGASLWYEGLKARRSRAGKEKLASWESLKDKLRKRYVPATYKLGVYRKIADLMQNKLSIAEYIDEFEKLILMGDLEENEEQKMSRFLRGLNRNIANSVELYPYADFDTLCNLCLKIESQGKFGSGGSNREFNSPNPKSNFSPKSASTPHSFNSTKINSINSPKTNSINSTQFSPKSAESGKEVSLSKVRCFKCQGFGHFQSTCPNKRVVTLREARETRDELAEEEERLGDVFDFGEGEKTEEEEEGYEAPVYDTLLVLRSLQVQAESLDTDQREQLFHTKCQVKDKWCSVIIDSGSCTNVASDEMVKKLGLTTVMHPKPYALHWLNDGNSVKVTKQVRVGLSMGSYTDSILCDVIPMDACHVLLGRPWMFDRDVVHRGRSNEYELRDKGKKIVLKPMSSQAVRAMSTKKKKATMLVREREIRQALDQGELVYLLVVERSTGELNSNEAGPVSDLLLEYQDVFPDDLPSGLPPIRGIEHHIDLVPGAPLPNKAAYRCNPEETKELQRQIAELISRGFVRESMSPCAVPVLLVPKKDGSWRMCVDSRSVNNITVKYRFPMPRLDDMLDELHGSQVFSKIDLRSGYHQIRMREGDEWKTAFKTKHGLYEWTVMPFGLTNAPSTFMRLMNEVLKPFLGKFIVVYLDDILVYSKNLADHLRHLKLLFEVLRSQKLFGKKEKCSFVVDRVLFLGYVVSKDGVSVDQSKVEAIRSWPAPKTVTEVRSFLGLASFYRRFIQNFSSLASPMTDCLKKGTFLWDGAAQKSFELLKSKLCEAPVLALPDFSQPFEVECDASGVGIGAVLRQGNRPVAFFSEKLGGARLKYCTYDKEFYAIVRALMYWSHYLRPSHFILHSDHESLKYINGQQNLSPRHAKWVEFLQAFHFSAKYKNGKSNIVADALSRRYSLISVLSSKLLGFELLKAHYENDMDFKELFSKGQSPFEIVYGLNPHVPLDLLPMPAGELVHKDAESKLKAMLKLHQQVHDRIVEVNAAYQRKSNKHKSPRIFKEGDLVWVNLRKERFPSKRKNKLMPRADGPFKVIARVNDNAYKIELPGEYGVHATFNVGDLSPYLDDDGLTELRTIPFEGGGDDTGKDAGDTNSGSLGLVAAMGHWGSEYSSSKATFVCLISYVGFQ encoded by the exons ATGGCTGGAGAACAATTTGATGACGAGTTTTACGATAAGCTTCAAGACTTATTGCGAAACCGGCCTACCGGGAGTCGTAGCGGTGGAAAGATAAAGCTGGACGAATTTAAGGTTTCGGAATTACCCGAATTCGTTGGTGGCACCGACCCGGAGGATTATCTGGATTGGGAAAGGAAAATCGATCGTATGTTCGATTTTAAAGACCTCAGTGACGAGAAAAGGTGCAAATATGCTATTTTGAGATTGAGCCGAGGAGCTTCACTGTGGTACGAAGGGTTGAAAGCAAGACGGTCTCGCGCTGGGAAGGAAAAGTTGGCGTCGTGGGAGTCCTTAAAAGACAAATTGAGAAAAAGGTATGTACCGGCTACTTACAAACTGGGGGTTTACCGTAAAATAGCCGATCTTATGCAAAATAAATTGAGTATTGCCGAATACATAGATGAGTttgaaaaattaattttaatggGGGATTTAGAGGAAAATGAGGAACAAAAAATGTCTCGATTTCTCCGGGGGTTAAACCGAAATATTGCCAATTCCGTTGAGTTATACCCATATGCGGATTTCGACACACTTTGTAATTTGTGCCTCAAAATCGAGTCCCAAGGGAAATTCGGGTCTGGGGGTTCGAACCGGGAATTCAATAGCCCAAATCCTAAATCTAATTTTTCCCCCAAATCAGCGTCTACCCCCCATTCATTCAATTCCACCAAAATCAATTCAATCAATTCCCCCAAAACTAATTCCATCAATTCCACCCAATTTTCCCCAAAATCCGCTGAGTCTGGAAAGGAAGTCAGTTTGTCGAAGGTACGTTGTTTTAAGTGTCAGGGGTTCGGTCATTTTCAGAGCACGTGCCCGAACAAAAGGGTAGTGACTTTGAGGGAAGCTCGAGAAACTCGAGATGAACTGGCCGAGGAGGAGGAGCGGCTGGGTGACGTATTTGATTTTGGAGAAGGCGAGAAAACCGAGGAGGAGGAAGAGGGTTATGAGGCGCCTGTGTACGACACACTACTGGTGCTTCGCTCGCTGCAAGTTCAGGCCGAATCGTTGGATACCGATCAGAGGGAGCAATTATTTCACACCAAATGTCAGGTTAAGGACAAATGGTGTAGTGTGATTATCGACAGTGGTAGTTGCACAAATGTAGCTTCAGACGAGATGGTCAAGAAGCTGGGATTGACGACCGTCATGCATCCAAAGCCTTATGCGCTTCATTGGCTAAATGATGGAAACAGTGTGAAGGTTACAAAACAGGTCCGGGTAGGTTTGTCAATGGGCTCATATACGGATAGTATACTTTGTGACGTAATTCCGATGGACGCCTGTCATGTCTTATTGGGACGTCCTTGGATGTTTGATAGGGATGTGGTTCATCGGGGGAGAAGTAATGAGTACGAGCTGAGGGATAAAGGTAAAAAAATTGTGTTGAAACCAATGTCCTCTCAAGCTGTACGGGCTATGAGTACAAAGAAAAAGAAGGCAACGATGTTGGTTAGGGAGCGGGAAATCAGGCAGGCACTCGATCAAGGGGAGTTAGTTTATTTACTTGTCGTGGAGAGGTCAACAGGGGAGCTTAATTCGAACGAGGCAGGCCCTGTTTCAGATTTATTGCTGGAATATCAGGACGTGTTTCCCGACGATTTGCCCTCGGGGTTGCCTCCTATTCGCGGTATTGAACACCACATTGACCTTGTTCCCGGAGCCCCACTACCGAATAAAGCGGCTTATCGTTGTAACCCGGAGGAAACCAAGGAGTTGCAGAGGCAAATCGCTGAGTTGATAAGTCGGGGGTTTGTtcgtgagtccatgagtccttgTGCGGTACCGGtgttacttgtgcccaaaaaggatgggtcTTGGCGAATGTGCGTCGACTCGCGGTCGGTGAATAATATCACAGTTAAGTACCGGTTTCCCATGCCACGGCTTGACGACATGTTAGACGAGTTACATGGCTCACAAGTGTTCTCGAAAATTGATTTACGGAGCGGGTACCATCAAATCCGTATGCGTGAGGGAGACGAGTGGAAGACCGCTTTTAAGACAAAACACGGTTTATACGAATGGACcgtcatgccatttggtcttaCCAATGCACCGAGCACTTTTATGCGGCTAATGAATGAGGTATTAAAACCATTTTTGGGTAAATTTATTGTTGTATATCTTGATGATATTTTGGTGTATAGCAAAAATTTAGCCGATCATTTGCGTCATTTAAAGCTCCTGTTTGAAGTACTTCGTAGTCAGAAGCTCtttggaaagaaagaaaaatgctCTTTTGTGGTGGACAGAGTACTATTCTTAGGTTACGTAGTGTCGAAGGACGGAGTATCCGTGGACCAGTCCAAAGTTGAAGCAATCCGTTCCTGGCCAGCGCCTAAAACAGTCACGGAGGTAAGGTCTTTTCTGGGACTTGCTTCTTTTTATCGTCGCTTTATTCAGAATTTCAGTTCCTTAGCAAGTCCGATGACGGACTGTCTTAAAAAGGGGACGTTCTTGTGGGATGGGGCGGCTCAAAAGTCTTTCGAATTATTGAAAAGTAAGCTTTGTGAGGCACCAGTACTAGCTTTACCCGATTTTTCACAACCCTTCGAAGTTGAGTGTGACGCTAGCGGGGTTGGGATAGGAGCGGTTTTAAGACAGGGGAACCGTCCTGTGGCGTTTTTCTCAGAGAAATTAGGGGGTGCTCGATTGAAATATTGTACCTACGACAAGGAGTTTTACGCCATCGTTAGGGCCCTCATGTATTGGAGTCATTATTTGCGTCCAAGCCATTTTATTTTACATTCCGATCATGAGTCTTTAAAGTATATCAACGGGCAGCAAAATCTAAGTCCTCGTCATGCTAAATGGGTTGAGTTTTTGCAAGCTTTTCATTTTTCTGCTAAGTATAAAAATGGGAAGTCAAACATTGTAGCAGATGCATTGTCACGACGATATTCTTTAATTTCCGTGTTGAGTTCGAAATTGTTGGGTTTCGAATTATTGAAAGctcattatgaaaatgatatGGATTTTAAGGAATTATTTAGCAAGG GTCAGTCCCCATTCGAAATTGTTTATGGGCTGAACCCGCATGTTCCTCTGGATCTACTTCCCATGCCGGCAGGTGAGCTAGTCCATAAAGATGCCGAGTCCAAGCTTAAGGCTATGTTAAAATTACATCAGCAAGTCCATGACCGGATTGTCGAGGTGAATGCTGCTTACCAACGGAAATCCAACAAACACAAAAGCCCGCGTATCTTCAAGGAAGGTGATCTGGTTTGGGTGAATTTGAGAAAGGAACGGTTTCCGAGTAAACGGAAAAATAAGCTCATGCCTCGAGCCGATGGGCCTTTCAAGGTAATTGCACGTGTCAATGATAATGCGTATAAGATCGAGTTACCCGGAGAATACGGGGTGCATGCCACTTTCAATGTGGGTGACTTATCACCATATCTCGATGATGATGGCCTTAcggaattgaggacaattcctttcgaAGGGGGAGGAGATGATACGGGTAAGGATGCGGGTGACACTAATTCTGGGTCATTGGGCCTTGTGGCAGCAATGGGTCATTGGGGTTCGGAGTATTCAAGTTCGAAGGCGACATTCGTTTGCTTGATTTCTTACGTTGGATTCCAGTAA
- the LOC141595859 gene encoding uncharacterized protein LOC141595859: MDYSDRDYNRLVVRSTNSEAGGCKQMDFHLVDLKKNTITMECFPSLPNGIGIGNMLYLRRKILIIGGDFGSLDLLPNKTSENHPDPDSIHLGASLYSIVHNHWKAMRLPTNLAMSNPAIVLGRLYCFGSPYLLPEVCAYGGIWKKLELPTELRGRYASAPVVTDYDKSRVLVQVCDLNELYAFCPPPNKDNDNFSPVSSSSGTWSRIATNISIWCDVVAVADDIIYFHEWDFKNLLLAYDLRSNKWVDVVADLSRVVITVREFDKLFTLPNGFMCLAAWVPLRPLVNKDPPSVQFLRFRVQRSPDSDPLIIKLTAIDYQSYSIPSAETVCDFIMLEEDDYVYKSKSNGVV; encoded by the exons ATGGATTATAGCGATAGGGATTATAATAGGTTGGTGGTGCGATCAACGAATTCAGAAGCAGGAGGATGTAAGCAGATGGATTTTCACCTGGTAGATCTAAAGAAAAACACTATAACTATGGAATGCTTTCCTTCATTACCAAACGGTATCGGAATTGGTAACATGCTTTATTTACGTAGAAAGATCCTTATCATAGGCGGGGATTTCGGCTCTCTAGATCTCTTACCAAACAAAACATCGGAAAATCATCCCGATCCCGATTCCATTCACTTGGGTGCATCTCTGTATTCAATTGTACATAATCATTGGAAAGCAATGAGGTTACCTACCAACCTTGCCATGTCTAATCCTGCTATAGTTTTAGGTAGGTTGTATTGTTTTGGATCACCATACCTTCTTCCAGAGGTTTGTGCCTATGGTGGTATCTGGAAGAAGTTGGAATTACCTACTGAGCTTCGAGGGCGATACGCGTCTGCTCCTGTTGTTACTGATTATGATAAATCTCGTGTTCTCGTACAGGTGTGTGATCTGAACGAGCTTTATGCTTTCTGTCCACCACCTAACAAGGACAATGACAATTTCTCTCCTGTTAGTTCTTCTAGCGGTACTTGGTCTAGGATCGCTACCAATATTAGTATCTGGTGTGATGTCGTTGCTGTTGCAGACGACATCATCTATTTCCACGAATGGGACTTTAAAAACCTCCTTCTTGCATATGATTTGAGGTCGAATAAATGGGTAGATGTTGTTGCTGATCTCAGCCGTGTGGTAATAACTGTTCGTGAATTTGATAAATTGTTTACATTGCCAAATGGGTTCATGTGTTTGGCCGCTTGGGTGCCACTTCGTCCTCTCGTAAACAAAGATCCTCCGTCTGTTCAATTCCTCAGGTTCAGAGTCCAGCGCAGTCCCGATTCTGATCCCTTAATCATAAAACTCACTGCTATTGATTACCAGTCTTACTCTATTCCATCCGCAGAAACTGTTTGCGATTTCATCATGTTAGAG GAGGACGATTACGTTTataagagcaagtccaatggtgtaGTTTAA
- the LOC141595738 gene encoding F-box protein CPR1-like has translation MTETFKNNVSVYRKASVYSLRNDSWKCVTDQTMMGQFLFVSDMAVCVNEGLHFIVVDTMSNCKLKFKVKCFNLQTETFSIFDLPKLDDMFRKVRCVIGELGGCFSVLVNYENVNRGMGVLVRVDLWVMKEYGNQESWFRLFSITDLAIFPSCAHMRQVVFSKDKRRVLLQLNLSLYGWYSWGSNTFEIITLHGLPYANAACYSWTFLDSLVSLSKIKDKDTDMDNS, from the coding sequence ATGACTGAGACTTTTAAGAATAATGTGTCGGTTTATCGCAAAGCGAGTGTGTATAGTTTGAGGAATGATTCTTGGAAATGTGTTACTGATCAAACAATGATGGGGCAATTTTTGTTTGTGAGTGATATGGCGGTGTGTGTTAATGAGGGATTGCATTTTATTGTAGTTGATACTATGAGTAATTGTAAGCTTAAGTTTAAGGTTAAATGCTTTAATCTTCAAACCGAGACATTCTCGATTTTCGACCTTCCTAAGTTAGATGACATGTTTCGCAAGGTGAGGTGTGTTATTGGGGAATTAGGTGGGTGTTTTAGTGTGTTGGTGAACTATGAAAACGTGAATCGAGGGATGGGTGTTTTGGTACGAGTCGATTTGTGGGTAATGAAAGAGTATGGGAATCAGGAGTCTTGGTTTAGGTTGTTCAGTATTACTGACCTGGCTATCTTTCCATCTTGTGCACACATGAGACAGGTTGTTTTCTCGAAGGATAAGAGACGGGTTTTGCTCCAGTTGAATCTTTCATTGTACGGTTGGTATTCTTGGGGTAGCAACACATTTGAGATAATTACTCTTCACGGGTTGCCCTATGCTAATGCTGCTTGTTATTCATGGACTTTTTTGGATAGCCTTGTTTCCTTAAGTAAGATTAAGGATAAGGATACGGATATGGATAACTCGTAG
- the LOC141597298 gene encoding F-box protein CPR1-like isoform X2, with protein sequence MAIPILPLEIITDILSRLQSKTLIRFKSVSKQWYSLINSPDFINLHLSQTLISQNPPNLIISRLSLFSSQISENQSHDFHFSELDHPLKPFYEINRKFLPQIIGSINGVVCFSSWDRSSVFLYNPSTKTHRLIPAFSNRNPELEKTYGNNTAELVVFGFGFESVSRDYKVVRMAKTRNNQLASVYSLRDDSWKCVNDETIMEFYLYSVETVLVDENLHFIVFDDSIFKPKIKCFNLRTEIFSIFDLPEFDKRFSGTQYVIKELGGCFSVLLNYHNPILEMEASWGLVRVDLWVMKEHGNEESWFRLFSIRDPASLEVLTCMKPVVYSKDKERVLLELDGPCFGWYSWASNRFERITVHGLPSHYPLCETGTFLDSLVSLGNGTVSCHLDLSGGYDQH encoded by the exons ATGGCGATTCCAATTCTACCTCTGGAGATAATCACTGATATCCTCTCTCGATTACAATCCAAAACCCTAATTCGCTTCAAATCCGTTTCTAAACAATGGTATTCTCTAATTAATTCTCCCGATTTCATCAATCTCCACTTAtctcaaaccctaatttcccaAAATCCCCCAAATCTCATCATTTCCCGATTATCCCTCTTCTCTTCCCAAATTTCAGAAAATCAAAGCCATGATTTTCACTTCTCCGAGCTCGATCACCCTCTCAAACCCTTTTACGAAATTAATCGGAAATTTTTACCCCAAATCATTGGTTCCATTAATGGCGTCGTTTGCTTTTCATCGTGGGACAGATCTTCTGTATTTTTATACAATCCATCAACCAAAACGCATCGTTTGATCCCAGCTTTTTCCAATAGAAACCCTGAACTTGAAAAAACCTATGGGAATAATACTGCCGAACTTGTCGTTTTCGGGTTCGGGTTTGAATCGGTTAGTAGGGATTATAAGGTGGTGAGGATGGCTAAGACGCGTAATAATCAGCTAGCGAGTGTGTATAGTTTGAGGGATGATTCATGGAAATGTGTTAATGATGAAACAATAATGGAATTTTATCTTTACTCTGTTGAGACGGTGCTTGTTGATGAGAATTTACATTTTATTGTGTTTGATGATAGTATTTTCAAGCCTAAGATTAAGTGTTTTAATCTTCGAACTGAGATATTTTCGATATTCGACCTGCCTGAGTTTGATAAGAGGTTTAGTGGAACGCAATATGTTATCAAGGAATTAGGTGGGTGTTTTAGTGTCTTGTTAAACTATCATAATCCTATTCTTGAGATGGAGGCGTCTTGGGGATTGGTACGAGTTGATTTGTGGGTAATGAAGGAGCATGGGAATGAAGAGTCTTGGTTTAGGCTGTTTAGCATTCGTGATCCGGCAAGTCTTGAGGTTTTAACTTGCATGAAACCGGTTGTTTACTCGAAAGATAAGGAACGGGTTTTGCTAGAGTTGGATGGCCCGTGTTTCGGCTGGTATTCTTGGGCTAGCAACCGATTTGAGAGAATTACCGTCCACGGGTTGCCTTCTCATTATCCACTTTGTGAAACAGGGACTTTTTTGGATAGCCTTGTTTCGTTAGGGAATG GGACGGTTTCCTGTCATCTGGATTTAAGCGGAGGCTATGATCAACATTAA
- the LOC141597298 gene encoding F-box protein CPR1-like isoform X1, with translation MAIPILPLEIITDILSRLQSKTLIRFKSVSKQWYSLINSPDFINLHLSQTLISQNPPNLIISRLSLFSSQISENQSHDFHFSELDHPLKPFYEINRKFLPQIIGSINGVVCFSSWDRSSVFLYNPSTKTHRLIPAFSNRNPELEKTYGNNTAELVVFGFGFESVSRDYKVVRMAKTRNNQLASVYSLRDDSWKCVNDETIMEFYLYSVETVLVDENLHFIVFDDSIFKPKIKCFNLRTEIFSIFDLPEFDKRFSGTQYVIKELGGCFSVLLNYHNPILEMEASWGLVRVDLWVMKEHGNEESWFRLFSIRDPASLEVLTCMKPVVYSKDKERVLLELDGPCFGWYSWASNRFERITVHGLPSHYPLCETGTFLDSLVSLGNGPGTVSCHLDLSGGYDQH, from the exons ATGGCGATTCCAATTCTACCTCTGGAGATAATCACTGATATCCTCTCTCGATTACAATCCAAAACCCTAATTCGCTTCAAATCCGTTTCTAAACAATGGTATTCTCTAATTAATTCTCCCGATTTCATCAATCTCCACTTAtctcaaaccctaatttcccaAAATCCCCCAAATCTCATCATTTCCCGATTATCCCTCTTCTCTTCCCAAATTTCAGAAAATCAAAGCCATGATTTTCACTTCTCCGAGCTCGATCACCCTCTCAAACCCTTTTACGAAATTAATCGGAAATTTTTACCCCAAATCATTGGTTCCATTAATGGCGTCGTTTGCTTTTCATCGTGGGACAGATCTTCTGTATTTTTATACAATCCATCAACCAAAACGCATCGTTTGATCCCAGCTTTTTCCAATAGAAACCCTGAACTTGAAAAAACCTATGGGAATAATACTGCCGAACTTGTCGTTTTCGGGTTCGGGTTTGAATCGGTTAGTAGGGATTATAAGGTGGTGAGGATGGCTAAGACGCGTAATAATCAGCTAGCGAGTGTGTATAGTTTGAGGGATGATTCATGGAAATGTGTTAATGATGAAACAATAATGGAATTTTATCTTTACTCTGTTGAGACGGTGCTTGTTGATGAGAATTTACATTTTATTGTGTTTGATGATAGTATTTTCAAGCCTAAGATTAAGTGTTTTAATCTTCGAACTGAGATATTTTCGATATTCGACCTGCCTGAGTTTGATAAGAGGTTTAGTGGAACGCAATATGTTATCAAGGAATTAGGTGGGTGTTTTAGTGTCTTGTTAAACTATCATAATCCTATTCTTGAGATGGAGGCGTCTTGGGGATTGGTACGAGTTGATTTGTGGGTAATGAAGGAGCATGGGAATGAAGAGTCTTGGTTTAGGCTGTTTAGCATTCGTGATCCGGCAAGTCTTGAGGTTTTAACTTGCATGAAACCGGTTGTTTACTCGAAAGATAAGGAACGGGTTTTGCTAGAGTTGGATGGCCCGTGTTTCGGCTGGTATTCTTGGGCTAGCAACCGATTTGAGAGAATTACCGTCCACGGGTTGCCTTCTCATTATCCACTTTGTGAAACAGGGACTTTTTTGGATAGCCTTGTTTCGTTAGGGAATG GGCCAGGGACGGTTTCCTGTCATCTGGATTTAAGCGGAGGCTATGATCAACATTAA